The following are encoded together in the Nocardioides thalensis genome:
- a CDS encoding DUF58 domain-containing protein, protein MAHLTRVKSRLSIHAHRKVRGLLQGEYAAVQTGRGIDFNDLREYVRGDDVKDIDWKASARTRSLLVKRYVAERKHTILLCVSTGRSMAAMNDARVAKRDLAVLVAGMVGYLAVEHKDLVALVHGHAADQHVRPPGGGELHLERLLAEVHDTTTPDAPAADLTAVLRYAARAVRRRTILLVVADEREISRDLADALKRLTVQHEVLFVTIGDLDPTSVPEDDGAGRLVDIDSGSAVPDWIRGDTVLQEEYAALVRAEEADRRRRLDQLGIVHEHVHDGDSAVAAVFRLLERHRHAVRR, encoded by the coding sequence GTGGCCCACCTGACCCGGGTCAAGTCCCGGCTCTCGATCCACGCGCACCGCAAGGTGCGCGGCCTGCTCCAGGGCGAGTACGCCGCGGTCCAGACCGGGCGCGGCATCGACTTCAACGACCTCCGCGAGTACGTCCGCGGCGACGACGTGAAGGACATCGACTGGAAGGCGTCGGCGCGCACCCGCAGCCTGCTGGTCAAGAGGTACGTCGCCGAGCGCAAGCACACGATCCTGCTGTGCGTCAGCACCGGGCGGAGCATGGCCGCGATGAACGACGCCCGCGTCGCCAAGCGCGACCTCGCGGTGCTGGTCGCGGGCATGGTCGGCTACCTCGCCGTGGAGCACAAGGACTTGGTGGCGCTGGTGCACGGCCACGCCGCCGACCAGCACGTGCGCCCGCCGGGCGGCGGCGAGCTGCACCTCGAGCGGCTGCTCGCCGAGGTGCACGACACGACCACCCCCGACGCCCCGGCCGCCGACCTCACCGCGGTCCTGCGGTACGCCGCCCGCGCCGTGCGCCGCCGCACGATCCTGCTGGTCGTCGCCGACGAGCGGGAGATCTCGCGCGACCTCGCCGACGCGCTCAAGCGGCTCACGGTCCAGCACGAGGTGCTGTTCGTGACGATCGGCGACCTCGACCCGACGAGCGTCCCGGAGGACGACGGGGCAGGCCGCCTCGTCGACATCGACTCCGGCAGCGCCGTACCCGACTGGATCCGCGGCGACACCGTGCTCCAGGAGGAGTACGCCGCACTGGTGCGCGCCGAGGAGGCCGACCGCCGGCGTCGGCTCGACCAGCTCGGCATCGTCCACGAGCACGTGCACGACGGCGACTCCGCCGTCGCCGCCGTCTTCCGCCTGCTGGAGAGGCACCGTCATGCTGTCCGCAGGTGA
- a CDS encoding AAA family ATPase gives MSTTTPATAANPLTADELARATDAIDRVSAAFDSRVVGQDRLRTALLVSLLAEGHVLMESVPGLAKTLSASTLAQAVDARFSRIQCTPDLLPSDIIGTQVYDPRTHEFETQLGPVHANLVLLDEINRASAKTQSALLEAMQEQQTSIAGTIHRLPTPFLVLATQNPIDHEGTYVLPHAQMDRFLLKEIVDYPAEADEIAVLDLIDDGTLGQHQQPVAPVISTADVIDLQSLVRRVYVDPAIKKYVVSVIRATRGGAQVLGAKLAPYVEIGASPRGTIAFFQAARAMAVLQGRHYVIPEDVRELRYSVLRHRIHLSFEALADRVAPETIIDAVFRAVPTP, from the coding sequence ATGAGCACGACCACGCCCGCGACCGCGGCCAACCCGCTGACCGCCGACGAGCTCGCGCGCGCGACCGACGCGATCGACCGGGTGTCCGCCGCGTTCGACAGCCGGGTCGTCGGCCAGGACCGGCTGCGCACCGCCCTCCTCGTCAGCCTGCTCGCCGAGGGACACGTCTTGATGGAGAGCGTTCCCGGCCTCGCGAAGACCCTGTCGGCGTCGACCCTGGCGCAGGCGGTCGACGCCCGCTTCTCGCGCATCCAGTGCACGCCCGACCTGCTGCCGAGCGACATCATCGGCACCCAGGTCTACGACCCGCGCACGCACGAGTTCGAGACCCAGCTCGGCCCGGTCCACGCCAACCTGGTGCTGCTCGACGAGATCAACCGCGCCAGCGCCAAGACCCAGTCGGCGCTGCTCGAGGCGATGCAGGAGCAGCAGACGTCGATCGCCGGCACGATCCACCGGCTGCCGACGCCGTTCCTCGTGCTCGCGACGCAGAACCCGATCGACCACGAGGGCACCTACGTGCTCCCCCACGCCCAGATGGACCGGTTCCTGCTCAAGGAGATCGTCGACTACCCGGCCGAGGCCGACGAGATCGCGGTGCTCGACCTGATCGACGACGGCACGCTCGGCCAGCACCAGCAGCCGGTCGCGCCGGTCATCTCGACCGCCGACGTCATCGACCTCCAGTCGCTCGTCCGGCGCGTCTACGTCGACCCGGCGATCAAGAAGTACGTCGTGTCCGTCATCCGCGCCACCCGCGGGGGCGCGCAGGTGCTCGGCGCCAAGCTCGCGCCGTACGTCGAGATCGGTGCCAGCCCGCGCGGCACGATCGCGTTCTTCCAGGCCGCCCGCGCGATGGCGGTGCTCCAGGGCCGTCACTACGTGATCCCCGAGGACGTGCGCGAGCTGCGCTACAGCGTGCTGCGGCACCGGATCCACCTGAGCTTCGAGGCGCTCGCGGACCGGGTGGCCCCGGAGACCATCATCGACGCGGTCTTCCGCGCAGTCCCCACGCCGTGA